From Pseudanabaena sp. PCC 6802, one genomic window encodes:
- a CDS encoding glutathione S-transferase: protein MNFPILYSFNRCPYAIRARMALAYAGITCELREVALRNKPAEMLAISPKGTTPVLQLLDGQVLEESLDIMYWAIEQHDPAGWQGQSGLNSELGQNLITANDRLFKPYLDRYKYAVRFPEQPQEVYRGQAEIYLQNLDDLLRSHQFLISDLMTMADVAIFPFVRQFAHVDLEWFYSTTYKHLQAWLTWHESSTLFLHVMQKRPAWRLGQPITLQSPLPPQNVLVTQ from the coding sequence ATGAATTTTCCCATTCTCTATTCCTTTAACCGTTGCCCCTATGCGATTCGCGCCCGCATGGCACTTGCCTATGCTGGAATTACCTGCGAGCTGCGGGAAGTGGCTTTGAGAAATAAGCCCGCAGAGATGCTCGCCATTTCCCCCAAAGGGACGACACCCGTGCTGCAACTGTTAGACGGTCAGGTCTTGGAAGAAAGCCTGGATATTATGTACTGGGCGATAGAGCAACACGATCCAGCAGGCTGGCAGGGACAATCGGGATTAAACTCAGAGCTAGGTCAGAACCTTATTACGGCCAACGATCGCTTGTTTAAGCCCTACCTCGATCGCTACAAATATGCCGTACGCTTTCCCGAACAACCGCAGGAAGTGTATCGAGGACAGGCGGAAATCTACTTGCAAAATTTGGACGATCTGTTGCGATCGCATCAATTTTTGATAAGCGATCTCATGACTATGGCTGACGTGGCAATATTCCCATTTGTGCGACAGTTTGCCCATGTCGATCTGGAATGGTTCTACAGCACAACCTACAAGCATCTCCAGGCATGGTTAACGTGGCATGAAAGCAGCACTCTCTTTCTACATGTTATGCAAAAAAGACCTGCCTGGCGGCTCGGGCAGCCAATTACCTTACAGTCACCACTGCCGCCGCAAAATGTATTGGTTACCCAGTAA
- a CDS encoding rhodanese-related sulfurtransferase, producing MDSQELQHAQTESKREDTEQIVVAAFYHFTSLPDYQDMRSPLKSFCQSHHLKGTILLASEGINSTIAGSRSGIDALLAHLRSDPRLQTLEHKESYCDRMPFQRLKVRLKKEIVTLGVAGIDPTQTVGKYVEPKDWNALISDPSVVVIDTRNQYEVEIGTFDRAIDPHLDAFGEFPNFVQQNLHPDKHQKVAMFCTGGIRCEKASAYMLEQGFKEVYHLKGGILKYLEEIPPSESLWQGECFVFDERISVNRHS from the coding sequence ATGGATAGTCAAGAACTTCAACACGCTCAAACTGAAAGCAAGCGAGAAGATACAGAGCAAATTGTGGTAGCAGCTTTCTATCACTTTACGTCTCTACCTGACTATCAAGACATGCGATCGCCTCTGAAATCTTTCTGTCAGTCGCACCACCTCAAAGGGACAATTCTGCTGGCGAGTGAAGGCATTAATTCTACAATCGCTGGCAGTCGTTCCGGCATTGATGCCTTGCTTGCCCATCTGCGTTCTGACCCGCGCCTGCAAACCTTAGAGCATAAAGAATCCTACTGCGATCGGATGCCTTTTCAGCGCCTGAAAGTAAGGTTAAAAAAAGAAATCGTCACGCTTGGGGTTGCAGGCATCGATCCGACTCAAACCGTTGGCAAGTACGTCGAGCCAAAGGACTGGAACGCGCTCATTTCCGATCCGAGCGTAGTTGTAATTGATACGCGCAACCAATACGAAGTTGAGATAGGTACGTTCGATCGCGCGATCGATCCCCATCTTGATGCCTTTGGCGAATTTCCCAATTTCGTGCAACAGAATCTTCACCCCGACAAACATCAAAAAGTGGCGATGTTCTGCACGGGCGGGATTCGCTGCGAGAAAGCCAGCGCTTACATGCTCGAACAAGGCTTTAAGGAGGTTTACCACCTCAAAGGCGGGATTCTCAAATATCTCGAAGAGATTCCTCCCTCAGAGAGTCTCTGGCAAGGCGAATGCTTTGTGTTTGACGAACGCATTAGCGTCAATCGTCATTCATGA
- a CDS encoding DUF3370 domain-containing protein has protein sequence MFPLLPTPIAQIAPATTPLPSTLTTPTPLLPKGYIQQTHEIRELPGKLNEVLVFNSNSPEVVQSDGILLSTFPPSGKLYASAHLDRSFSKRFDLFTHHIARPIDGRTIYQGVIVYNPNSETVKLDVLQAVSYLTNPDAPFIDLPPQVENPYGRVYSGPGSRLTQDILRGVNQLGFPSQILIPPNQSRMLLNLPIANGTARSTYMRLHSDRPVYMANLAMQPPSGRLPELAQWEELLRIGRLATPRDRIPTEPDKIEATLKARLRKIYGRVAGVAQGSEWQGEITDPPNGKSLTIPQRGQALSYPLSSVILGTLNTGQVQSAPMVVRYPDTAYRAHGNYGVRYNLTIPLENNTKQAQTVILAIQTPLKHERGKNVLWFYEPPGQVFFRGTVQVSFKDDRGVPQKRYFHLVQRQGEQGQPLMTLNMPPGDRRLVGVSFLYPPDATPPQALTIRTLESSSQLSANRSVNWRSNPIR, from the coding sequence ATGTTTCCTCTGCTGCCCACCCCCATTGCCCAAATAGCACCGGCAACAACTCCTTTACCCTCAACATTAACAACACCAACACCACTTTTGCCAAAGGGGTACATACAGCAAACCCACGAGATTAGGGAGCTGCCAGGCAAACTAAATGAGGTATTGGTATTCAATAGTAATAGTCCTGAAGTAGTCCAGTCAGATGGGATCTTACTTTCGACATTCCCGCCCTCCGGCAAGTTATATGCCTCGGCACATCTCGATCGGTCTTTTTCCAAGCGCTTCGATCTATTCACCCATCACATCGCCAGGCCGATCGACGGGCGCACCATATATCAGGGCGTAATTGTCTACAATCCCAATTCAGAGACTGTCAAACTTGATGTTTTGCAAGCCGTAAGCTACCTCACGAATCCTGATGCTCCTTTTATCGATCTACCGCCTCAGGTGGAAAATCCATACGGTAGGGTGTACTCAGGCCCCGGTTCGCGCCTTACTCAAGATATATTGCGCGGCGTGAATCAACTTGGCTTCCCCTCTCAAATTTTGATTCCCCCCAATCAGAGCCGTATGTTGTTGAACTTACCGATCGCCAACGGCACGGCACGGTCTACTTATATGCGCCTGCATAGCGATCGCCCCGTTTATATGGCGAATTTAGCCATGCAACCCCCTTCAGGCCGCTTACCCGAATTGGCACAATGGGAAGAGTTACTGAGAATTGGTAGATTGGCTACACCCCGCGATCGCATACCTACAGAACCAGACAAAATTGAAGCAACGCTGAAAGCGCGCCTGCGGAAAATATACGGTCGAGTCGCAGGGGTTGCTCAAGGTTCAGAATGGCAGGGAGAAATTACCGATCCGCCCAATGGAAAAAGTCTGACAATTCCACAACGAGGTCAAGCGCTTAGCTATCCGCTCAGTTCGGTGATATTGGGAACGCTCAACACCGGGCAGGTGCAGAGCGCGCCGATGGTGGTGCGCTACCCAGATACAGCCTATCGCGCTCATGGCAATTACGGCGTGCGCTACAACCTCACCATACCTTTAGAGAACAATACGAAGCAGGCGCAGACAGTTATTCTAGCTATCCAAACTCCGCTCAAACACGAAAGAGGTAAGAATGTCTTGTGGTTTTACGAGCCGCCCGGACAGGTGTTTTTTCGAGGCACGGTGCAGGTGAGTTTCAAAGACGATCGCGGCGTACCCCAAAAACGTTATTTTCATTTAGTACAGCGCCAAGGGGAGCAGGGGCAACCATTGATGACATTGAATATGCCACCTGGCGATCGCCGCTTGGTAGGCGTGAGTTTTCTCTACCCTCCTGATGCTACACCACCCCAGGCCTTGACGATTAGAACCCTGGAGTCATCCTCTCAGCTATCCGCCAATCGCTCGGTGAACTGGCGATCGAACCCCATCCGATGA
- the gshB gene encoding glutathione synthase — MKLAFIIDPIAKLDPTHDTSVALMEAACRFGHEVWIAEMTALSIINSKAWGWLQPAIVHPVKLVDGKWQAPNPWYELRNSELQPLENMQVVWMRPDPPVTTEYLYTTYILDYIDPQRTLVVNSPAGIRNANEKLYGLRFGAAMPETIVSSDKELIRRFVIDKGKAVLKPLGGKGGEGILFLEPSDRNFNSMIEISTNFGKTPVMVQVYLPDAQAGDKRIILLDGEPIGAVNRIPSGGEFRGNMAAGGSVAQTEITERERQICTQLAPTLQRDGLMFVGIDVIGGYLTEVNVTSPTGVREIDRLHGLNLGEIVIKWLEAKVR, encoded by the coding sequence ATGAAATTAGCCTTTATCATCGATCCGATCGCTAAACTCGACCCCACGCACGATACCAGCGTGGCGTTAATGGAAGCAGCTTGTCGCTTTGGTCATGAGGTCTGGATTGCAGAGATGACAGCGTTGAGTATTATTAATAGTAAGGCTTGGGGTTGGTTGCAGCCTGCGATCGTGCATCCCGTCAAACTGGTAGATGGGAAGTGGCAAGCTCCTAATCCCTGGTACGAACTGCGGAACAGCGAGTTGCAACCGCTAGAAAATATGCAGGTGGTGTGGATGCGACCCGATCCACCCGTCACGACGGAATATCTCTACACTACATATATTCTCGACTATATCGATCCGCAGCGCACGCTTGTAGTTAACTCCCCCGCAGGGATTCGCAATGCCAATGAGAAGTTATACGGTCTGAGATTTGGCGCTGCCATGCCAGAGACTATCGTTTCCAGCGATAAAGAACTTATTCGTAGATTTGTCATTGACAAGGGTAAGGCGGTGCTTAAGCCCCTGGGCGGTAAGGGTGGTGAGGGGATTTTGTTTCTGGAGCCGAGCGATCGCAATTTCAACTCTATGATCGAAATTAGCACGAATTTCGGTAAAACCCCCGTGATGGTGCAGGTTTACCTGCCCGACGCTCAAGCAGGAGATAAACGCATCATTCTGCTGGATGGCGAACCGATTGGAGCTGTCAATCGCATTCCCAGTGGTGGGGAGTTTCGCGGTAATATGGCAGCGGGTGGCAGCGTTGCTCAAACCGAAATTACGGAAAGAGAACGTCAGATTTGCACTCAATTAGCTCCCACATTACAGCGAGACGGCTTGATGTTTGTGGGAATTGATGTCATTGGTGGCTATCTTACGGAAGTGAATGTCACCAGTCCCACTGGTGTCCGCGAGATCGATCGCCTGCATGGATTGAATTTAGGAGAGATAGTAATTAAGTGGCTAGAAGCAAAGGTTAGGTAG
- a CDS encoding class I SAM-dependent methyltransferase: MSNAQTFWLENLKLADNYNNWIFAQILPHLGNSVMEVGCGNGNFTVLLAEHCDRAIAVDMDTSYVARAKSRLAHKPNVNVIQADITQTHWRSQFDSKFDSVVMLDVLEHIEDDVDLLRSLSDYLQPGGKLVVKVPALEWLYSPMDREIGHYRRYSKARLSETFNSAGFANPSIWYFNMAGIPGWWFNGKVLGRTTPGTEQVGLFNKLVPMFQGVENVLPVPTGLSLYAVGTKM, translated from the coding sequence ATGTCTAACGCCCAAACTTTCTGGCTGGAAAATCTCAAACTAGCAGATAACTACAATAATTGGATCTTTGCGCAGATATTGCCTCACTTAGGTAACTCCGTGATGGAAGTTGGTTGTGGCAACGGGAACTTCACAGTTTTACTAGCCGAGCATTGCGATCGCGCGATCGCCGTAGATATGGACACCAGCTATGTCGCCCGCGCAAAATCTCGCCTGGCTCATAAGCCAAATGTCAATGTCATACAAGCTGATATCACTCAGACCCACTGGCGATCGCAATTCGACTCTAAGTTTGACTCTGTAGTGATGTTGGACGTACTGGAGCATATTGAAGATGACGTGGATTTGCTGCGATCGCTTTCCGACTACCTGCAACCGGGCGGCAAATTGGTTGTCAAGGTACCAGCCCTGGAGTGGCTTTATAGTCCTATGGATCGAGAGATCGGTCACTATCGGCGTTATAGTAAAGCCAGGCTCAGCGAAACATTTAACTCCGCCGGGTTTGCTAATCCCAGCATTTGGTATTTCAATATGGCTGGCATTCCAGGCTGGTGGTTCAATGGTAAAGTACTGGGTCGCACGACCCCAGGCACAGAGCAAGTCGGTTTATTTAACAAACTGGTGCCGATGTTTCAGGGCGTGGAAAACGTATTGCCAGTTCCCACAGGCCTGTCTCTTTATGCCGTGGGCACAAAGATGTAA
- the ruvX gene encoding Holliday junction resolvase RuvX: MLLGFDPGKDKCGVAVIGLDRQRQFLAVVPSSEAIAQIQDLLGKYPISLLVMGNLTTSKQWQAKLKENFPNLLVVTVDESHSSQEARQRYWELYPPKGIMKLVPLGMRSPSRPVDDIVAIILVERYLNRLVS, from the coding sequence GTGCTACTAGGATTCGATCCCGGCAAAGATAAGTGTGGTGTAGCGGTAATTGGACTCGATCGCCAACGGCAGTTTCTGGCCGTCGTGCCCAGTAGCGAGGCGATCGCTCAAATTCAAGATCTGCTCGGCAAGTATCCCATCTCGCTTTTGGTGATGGGCAATCTAACTACTTCTAAGCAATGGCAAGCCAAACTGAAAGAGAATTTTCCCAATCTATTGGTAGTTACAGTAGATGAGAGCCATAGCAGTCAGGAAGCTCGCCAGCGTTATTGGGAGCTTTACCCACCCAAGGGGATTATGAAGCTAGTACCTTTGGGCATGCGATCTCCCAGCCGCCCTGTTGACGATATTGTCGCCATTATTTTAGTCGAACGCTATCTCAATCGTTTAGTGAGCTAG
- the grxC gene encoding glutaredoxin 3 produces the protein MAKVEIYTWRFCPFCIRAKHLLDKKGVQYIEYAIDGDEAARDAMVERGSDGRRSVPQIFINDRHIGGCDSLYDLDAEGKLDQLLA, from the coding sequence ATGGCAAAAGTAGAGATTTACACCTGGCGCTTCTGTCCGTTTTGCATTCGCGCTAAACATTTATTAGATAAAAAAGGAGTGCAATATATTGAATACGCGATCGACGGCGATGAAGCTGCTCGGGATGCCATGGTAGAAAGAGGATCTGATGGCAGGCGCTCCGTACCGCAAATATTTATCAACGATCGCCACATAGGTGGCTGCGATTCCCTATACGATCTCGATGCCGAGGGCAAACTAGACCAATTACTAGCTTGA
- a CDS encoding ABC transporter permease yields MKPLFIFLINFFDSRFWALVQKEIGQILRNKQLLILLIVPPTVQLLLYGFALNPDVHNIKLGVVDYAQVSASRELVSALTENKLFVVDTYPANEKQLSQMVETGAIAAGMIIPSDFNRKINAGKSADIQIFIDGVDANTAGIANGYISQIVNRYNRQLSGGQITPAVTAQVVFLYNPGLNSSWFFVPGVMGLVLTLIGTLVSAVTVVREKDTGTLEQLLMTPAEAWEILLAKIVPLFFLLMGDVMLALILGTVVFGLPFRGSFLLFVGLSSLYLFVGIGLGIMLATVSQSQQQVVLTAFFINLPMVQTSGAIAPIETMPTFFQILSLLNPLRHYITIVRGILLKGVGLEVLWMHVLALLAFAVVLMAIAISKFRSQLSL; encoded by the coding sequence ATGAAACCATTATTTATCTTCCTAATCAATTTCTTCGACAGCCGTTTCTGGGCGCTGGTACAAAAGGAGATCGGCCAAATTTTACGCAATAAGCAACTGCTGATTTTGCTAATTGTGCCGCCGACAGTTCAACTCTTGCTGTATGGCTTTGCTCTCAATCCGGACGTTCACAACATAAAATTGGGAGTGGTGGATTATGCTCAGGTTTCAGCCAGTCGGGAGTTGGTTTCGGCCTTAACTGAAAACAAACTGTTTGTAGTTGACACTTATCCAGCCAATGAGAAGCAACTCTCACAAATGGTGGAAACTGGTGCGATCGCGGCGGGAATGATAATTCCATCAGACTTCAACCGCAAGATTAATGCGGGAAAATCGGCGGACATCCAAATCTTTATCGATGGAGTCGATGCCAACACGGCTGGAATTGCCAATGGTTATATTTCCCAAATCGTAAATCGATATAATCGCCAACTCTCAGGTGGTCAGATAACGCCCGCCGTTACTGCTCAGGTTGTCTTTCTCTATAATCCCGGTCTGAATAGCAGTTGGTTTTTCGTGCCAGGCGTAATGGGATTGGTACTCACGCTGATCGGCACGTTGGTCTCAGCTGTCACCGTGGTGCGAGAGAAAGATACGGGCACCCTAGAGCAGTTGTTAATGACTCCAGCCGAAGCTTGGGAAATTCTGCTGGCAAAGATCGTGCCTCTATTTTTTCTGCTGATGGGGGATGTCATGTTGGCTCTGATCTTGGGAACGGTTGTCTTCGGGTTGCCATTCCGGGGCAGTTTTCTGCTGTTTGTAGGTCTGTCGAGCCTATATTTATTTGTCGGGATCGGCCTTGGCATTATGCTGGCGACGGTTTCCCAATCTCAGCAACAAGTGGTGCTGACGGCTTTCTTTATCAACCTACCTATGGTGCAAACTTCTGGCGCGATCGCTCCCATCGAAACCATGCCAACCTTTTTCCAAATTCTATCCCTGTTGAATCCATTACGCCATTACATCACAATCGTGCGCGGTATTTTGCTCAAAGGAGTTGGGTTGGAAGTATTGTGGATGCACGTGCTGGCACTATTAGCATTTGCCGTAGTGCTAATGGCGATCGCCATTAGCAAATTTCGGAGCCAGTTGAGCTTATGA
- a CDS encoding DUF6887 family protein encodes MSQVDYAAMSDLELKRYFLNHRNDEDALQAYLERRRRRTSGIITKVGDPDFDAKIQAAILQKLHQAKS; translated from the coding sequence ATGAGTCAGGTTGATTATGCTGCTATGTCAGATCTAGAGCTAAAGCGGTATTTCCTCAATCATCGGAATGATGAAGACGCATTACAGGCATATTTAGAGCGACGCAGACGACGCACTTCTGGAATCATTACTAAAGTAGGAGATCCTGACTTCGATGCGAAAATCCAGGCTGCTATTCTTCAGAAACTGCATCAGGCGAAAAGTTAA
- a CDS encoding peptidoglycan D,D-transpeptidase FtsI family protein, whose protein sequence is MALQTSLRSQRHLRQRTLLVGLILLLAAIGLIVRLVYLQVWTSAELLEKAKWQQMFQLRPFIPRRTITDRNDEVMAIDKPAYTLFAHPKLYKLKPEEIAEKLAPVLNKPAAKLLPLLSQPSSTTKIDSWLTEDVADNIFNLRIDGLDLAPQRHRLYPHKDLAAEVLGYVNIDHHGQAGVEFSQEKLLERTDQASDVVQDGRGRLIPSSLPAGVLRVDRTRLQLTIDARTQRVARQELRSQMKKFNAKRGAVLVMDAKNGELRTLVTEPTYDPNQFDRVPKEKYEVFKNWAVSDLYEPGSTFKPINVAIALEAGAIQSDTVFNDEGALTVGGWPVANFDFESRGAVGPLSISQILQRSSNVGMVHIIQQMKPSVYYGWLERVGLGDISGIDLPAETPSTLKPQEQFTTYVIEPATAAFGQGFSLTPVQLLQMHGILASGGKLLTPHVVKGVVNEEGEEAYQPKLNPPRQIFSPATTTKVLEMMVAVVEEGTGKPARIPGYRLGGKTGTAQKANPNNGGYTSGKITSFVGIFPAVEPRYVALAVIDEPVGADAFGSTVAAPIVKAVIEDIIVADKIPPSHLQELNSDALLTKPSPSADNPAATTSTSTNPAPDANSH, encoded by the coding sequence ATGGCATTACAGACATCGCTGCGATCGCAACGCCATCTGAGGCAAAGAACGCTTCTGGTCGGGCTTATCCTCTTACTGGCAGCGATCGGTCTGATTGTGCGCTTAGTGTACCTGCAAGTATGGACATCGGCAGAACTGCTAGAAAAAGCCAAATGGCAGCAGATGTTCCAACTCCGACCATTCATTCCCAGACGCACGATTACCGATCGCAATGATGAGGTGATGGCTATTGACAAGCCAGCCTACACTCTGTTTGCTCACCCCAAACTTTACAAGCTCAAGCCTGAAGAAATTGCCGAAAAACTGGCTCCGGTTTTAAACAAACCTGCGGCTAAACTGCTGCCCCTCTTATCTCAGCCCTCCAGTACCACTAAGATCGACAGTTGGCTCACTGAAGACGTTGCCGATAATATTTTTAATTTAAGAATTGATGGGCTCGATCTGGCACCGCAACGGCATCGGCTCTATCCCCACAAAGATCTAGCAGCCGAGGTGTTGGGCTATGTCAATATCGACCATCACGGACAAGCAGGTGTAGAATTCAGTCAGGAAAAACTACTGGAGCGCACCGATCAAGCATCCGATGTAGTTCAAGATGGCAGAGGCAGACTAATTCCCAGCAGCTTACCTGCTGGTGTATTGCGCGTCGATCGCACGCGGCTGCAGTTGACGATCGATGCCAGAACTCAGCGCGTGGCACGTCAGGAACTGCGATCGCAGATGAAAAAATTTAATGCCAAGCGCGGTGCCGTCCTGGTGATGGATGCAAAAAATGGCGAACTGCGGACATTAGTGACCGAACCTACCTACGATCCCAATCAGTTCGATCGAGTACCTAAGGAAAAATACGAAGTATTTAAAAACTGGGCGGTATCGGATTTGTACGAACCGGGTTCTACATTCAAACCTATTAACGTGGCGATCGCCCTGGAAGCAGGCGCAATTCAAAGCGACACGGTTTTTAATGATGAAGGCGCGCTGACAGTCGGCGGTTGGCCCGTCGCTAATTTTGACTTTGAATCAAGAGGTGCCGTAGGGCCATTAAGTATCAGTCAAATCCTGCAGCGCTCCAGCAATGTTGGCATGGTGCATATTATTCAGCAAATGAAACCCTCGGTATACTACGGCTGGCTAGAACGAGTTGGTTTGGGTGACATATCCGGTATCGATTTACCTGCTGAAACCCCGAGCACGCTCAAACCCCAGGAGCAGTTCACCACCTACGTCATTGAACCCGCTACCGCTGCTTTTGGTCAGGGCTTTTCACTTACACCCGTGCAGTTACTGCAAATGCACGGTATCCTTGCCAGTGGTGGCAAGCTATTAACGCCACATGTTGTCAAAGGGGTGGTTAATGAAGAAGGAGAAGAAGCCTACCAGCCCAAACTAAATCCACCGCGTCAAATATTTTCTCCCGCTACGACGACTAAGGTGCTGGAAATGATGGTGGCAGTTGTAGAGGAGGGTACTGGTAAACCCGCTCGCATTCCAGGCTATCGCCTTGGGGGCAAGACTGGTACTGCCCAGAAAGCCAATCCCAATAATGGCGGATATACCAGCGGCAAAATTACTAGCTTTGTTGGCATTTTTCCCGCCGTAGAACCACGATATGTAGCGCTTGCAGTCATTGACGAACCCGTAGGTGCCGATGCGTTTGGTTCTACGGTGGCGGCTCCGATCGTTAAAGCTGTGATTGAAGATATTATCGTTGCGGATAAGATTCCCCCTAGCCACCTGCAAGAGCTAAACTCAGATGCTTTACTCACCAAGCCCAGCCCATCTGCTGACAATCCTGCTGCTACGACATCGACCTCAACTAACCCTGCACCAGATGCCAACTCGCACTAG
- a CDS encoding ABC transporter permease, whose protein sequence is MKRILAQCIKELVQFRRDRLTLGLAFILPLLTLFIFGFAIRLEAKNIPLYVQDFDRSNLSQTYIDRLFATNQFVPIPWTDSRAEQSPERFIDEGIAKAVVIIPPNFSRNIKSRKPSTVQTLVDGTDVNNARVIKNSIQATTRFFLSNDTDTGIQTNNLVAAHVRLWFNPGRQESFYIVPGVYAVVLWIFPSLLAAIAMVREKEKGTILQVYASSLTAAELILGKALAYLVVGLCEALVVIGLGSLTFWVGFAGDPTPFAIGTTLFLADAVLFGLLLGIRTSNQNAAVQGVSLVGFITALLLSGFIYPLSNIPFPLSLVPNIIPARYYIIISRDAFVRGIGWSSVWFDELILIVIGLILFNVARHALSRMQLPD, encoded by the coding sequence GTGAAACGAATTCTGGCTCAATGTATAAAGGAACTGGTGCAATTTCGGCGCGATCGCCTGACTTTGGGATTGGCCTTTATCTTGCCCCTGCTGACCCTGTTTATCTTTGGATTTGCCATTCGTTTAGAGGCGAAAAATATTCCTCTCTACGTCCAGGATTTCGATCGCAGCAATTTAAGTCAGACCTATATCGACCGACTGTTTGCAACCAATCAGTTCGTTCCCATTCCCTGGACGGATAGCAGGGCAGAACAATCTCCAGAGCGATTCATTGACGAGGGAATTGCCAAAGCTGTGGTAATTATTCCACCCAACTTCAGTCGCAACATCAAATCCCGCAAGCCCAGCACCGTTCAAACTTTGGTGGATGGCACGGATGTCAATAATGCCCGCGTGATTAAAAATAGCATTCAAGCCACAACCAGATTCTTTCTGTCCAATGATACCGACACTGGTATCCAGACAAATAATCTCGTCGCTGCCCACGTGCGCCTGTGGTTCAATCCAGGTCGCCAGGAGTCGTTCTACATCGTGCCAGGCGTGTATGCCGTGGTGTTGTGGATTTTTCCCTCTTTGCTGGCGGCGATCGCCATGGTGCGCGAAAAAGAAAAAGGAACGATTTTGCAAGTTTACGCCTCCAGTCTTACTGCGGCGGAGTTAATCCTGGGTAAAGCCCTGGCTTATCTGGTAGTTGGGCTTTGCGAAGCTCTCGTCGTCATCGGCTTGGGAAGCTTAACATTTTGGGTTGGCTTCGCGGGCGACCCTACGCCTTTTGCGATCGGCACCACTCTCTTTCTTGCAGATGCAGTGCTGTTTGGACTGCTGCTAGGTATCCGCACCAGCAATCAAAATGCTGCCGTGCAGGGGGTCTCTTTGGTTGGCTTTATTACAGCCCTACTGCTCTCGGGATTTATCTATCCTCTCAGCAATATTCCATTTCCCCTATCCCTCGTGCCCAATATCATCCCTGCTCGATATTACATCATCATCAGTCGAGATGCCTTTGTGCGAGGAATTGGTTGGAGCAGCGTCTGGTTTGACGAATTGATATTGATAGTTATCGGGTTGATTTTATTTAACGTTGCCCGCCACGCCCTCAGCCGAATGCAACTACCCGATTAA